In the genome of Enterococcus sp. DIV2402, the window ATTTGTTCTTTGATTTCTAAATATTTAGAAATTGAAGAAATAAAGGAATCATCCATGATTTCAATTGTCAATATAACACCTTTTTCAGAAGCTAGTGCAACAGCTTCTTGTAAGTTTTGGATAAAATATTCACGACTACTGACCGTTTTTTCTTCATAATATACATCGTAACCTGCTAATTGAATACTACGTACGCCTAAATCCGATGCTAAATCAATTGCTTTAATCATGATTTCTCTAGCTATTGCACGTATTTCTGGGTCTTTAGAACCAAAAGGAAAACGACGATGACCACTTAAACAAATCGATAATATTTTTACCTCTGTTTGATAGATGGCTGTGATGATTTCTTGACGCTCTGTTTTTGTCCAATCTAATCTAGCCAAACGTGTATCTGTTTCATCAATCGACATCTCAACAAAATCAAAACCTAATTTTTTTGCGAATTCCAATCGCTCCAACCAACCGATGTCTTTAGGGGTTGCTTTTTCATACAAACCAAGCAAACTCATACTGTCTTACCCCCAAATTCGTTTAATCTCTGCTTTGAAATCTAAAGCAGCTTTTTTTGGATCTGAAGCTGCAGTAATTCCACGTCCAGTAATAAACGTATGCACATCAATTCCTTCAAAGAGCTTCAGTGTTTCTACACTCAAACCACCTGTAACGGATACCTTCATCCCCATATCGATTAGTTTTTTTACACGTTTTAAATCTTTTTCTCCCCACGTTTCACCTGCAAATAATGCATCACGACTTTGATGATAAATGGCTTGTGTAATTCCCGCATCCAACCACTGTTGTGCATTTTCATAAGTCCAATCTCCGTATAATTCGACTTGAATTTCTTCGATTTCCTTAGCTGCTGCAATCATCGTAGGAATCGTTGCTGAACAGATACACGTCATCCAGTTAGCACCGGCTTCAGAACAATTTTTAGCAACTGTTCCACCCGCATCTGCACATTTTGTATCAGCAACAATTTTTTTATCTGGATATAATGCACGAAAACATTTAACTGCATACTCTCCAACTTGAAGCATCAATATTGTTCCAGCTTCAATAATATCAACTACATCACCTACTTTTGTTATATCTGCTAGTGCAGTAGGTAAATCTGAATGATCGCAGGCAATTTGTAAATTAGGTAAACTCATTACTATTCTGCTCCTTTCTTAATAGTAACAACGGCGAAATTTTATTTTTCGCCGTTGTCTCAGCATTTTTATTTAAGAAATCTTTCTTTCAAGTCACTTTCATTCACACGTTCTGTAATCTCTTTTGGTGACATGACATTTTTAACACCAATAACAGTTACACCTTTTTCTTTAGCAGAATCAAACATACTCACAAAATTCATTGGTGTGAAAACAACATCATAACTTTTAGCAGTACTCTTACCTTCAGAAATAGCACAGTGATGGATATTCGTAATACGAAATCCCTCTGCTTTCAACGCTTTCTCCACACTTCTCATCATCATTAAACTTGTTCCTGAACCATTTGCACATGATACTAATACTCGCATTTTTTATTCCTCCATCTATTTTATTTTTTATGAATTTGCTTTTTCTTGTTCCAAATACGCATCGTAATCATCCACTTTTAAGAAATAACCTTTTGGATCGGCACGATATTGAATCTGTGGTATAGCTAGTAAAATAATTACTACTAATGCAACACCAATAAATCCTAAGAACTTCATTAATACTGTAAAGAATGGCCATACCGTTGCCCAATCAAGCATGCCGAGATAACCGCCATATGGTGCCAAACCTACCCAAGTTGCAATCAAAGCTGAACCAGCAATTTGAATGATTCCTGAAATGAACGGGAAGATAATAGCAGCTTTAATCCCTCCACGATTATTGGCAAACACTGCAATCGCTGCGTTATCAAAAAACAACGGAATAAATCCAGCAATAACGACTGTTGGTGATTTAATTAAAATCAAAAGTAAAATTGTGATAAATTGACCTAACGCACCAAATAAGAAACCAATTGTTACAGCATTAGGAGAGCCAAAACCGAACGTTGCGGCGATATCAATTCCTGGAACAGCACCTGGTAAAATTGTATTGGAAATTCCTTGGAATGACTCGGTCAGTTCCGATACAAAGGTTCGAACACCTAATTGCAAAATTGCTAAATACACTGCAAACATTAGCGATGTTTCTAATATATAAAATAAGAAACTTTGACCTTCAACCATAAAACCAGCATCAATTAAGTAATTTTGTCCCAATGTCAACAGGATAATACCAAAGAAGAAAATCATTAATACTGATGTAGCAACCATATTTTCATTGAATATCGATAAAAATCCTGGCAATTCAACATCTTCTAATTTACGATTACTTTTATTCTTCTTAAAGCGCTCTGATAAACGAGCAAAGAAATATAAGCCAAACATTTGTTGATGCGCAATTGCAAAGCCAGCCCCTTCTGTTAAATCTTGACAAATCCCTACTGTCAAATTCGAACCGACTGCCCAATAGCATCCTAAAATTAATCCCATCACTAGTAAAACTTCAATTCTACCTAATTCAGGAAAACAAAATAATAATAACCAAAATGCAGTTGCAGCTTGTTGTACTTGTACATTACCTGTTGTAAATACAGCACGTAATTTCGTATATTTTTTAAAACGAACTAATAAGATATTAAACACAAAAGCAATCAGCAATAGTAGCATCGTATCCCCGAAAGTACGTCCAAATGTTTCTTCAATTCCTGCAGTCACTGCGTTTTGCCCAAAATATGGATCAGTAACCATCGCATCTAAATTGAAGCGTTCTTTTAACCCAACTAAAATTGGTCGAAAGTTATTTACCAGCCCACCAGAGCCAACCGATAAAATTAAATATCCGACAGTAGCCTTCAAGAAACCCGCAACACTTTCATACAATGGCTTTTTCAAAAGAATATATCCAAGTAACACAATAAAACCAATTAGAAATGCTGGTTTTGTTAGAATATTTTGTGCAAAATAATCCCAAATACCTAACAAAAAATTCAGTAATGCATCCATTTATCTCCCTCTTTTCTAAAAAATTACATTCCGTGTTTTTCCATGATTCTTTCAAAATCTCTAAGTGTTTCAATTGTCAACAAATCTGGTACCATATCCTCCATCATTAAAAGTTCAGATAAATTCGCAATATTTTTCATATGTGAATCAGCATCTTTAGCAGCTAGTGTGAAAAATAATTTAGCATCTTTTTCGGGATTGCCTTCCTCAAAAGAAACTCGTTTTTGCATGATTGTAAAACCAATTCCTGTCCCAAGAACCCCTGAACTTTCAGCAGAAGAATGTGGCATTGCTACATCTGGAATAATGACAATGTACGGTCCATATTCATGACAATCTCGAATAATATCTTCAATATATTGATCAGTAATCAAATGATGTTCCTTTAAAATCTCACCACTAAATCGAATAGCTTCTTCCCAATTTTTGGGTTGCTTATCCATAATTTTGATTAATTGGTTGTCATAAAAGTAACGAAGCATAGAAATTCTCCTTTCTTCTTTTATTTCTATAAGAACGATGGAAATGGTGTATCATTTTCAATCGTAAAGACATCATCAAAACCACGATAGAAATTAAACTCCATATCATCTTTATTTGTTGGATAAATAAATTGACCACCGACTTGCCAAATGTACGGTTTAAATTGATATTTCAAACGATCTTTTTTTAACTTCCAAATTTCAGTTATTTCTTTAGGATCTGCCATAAAATTTGCCCAAATATCATAGTGTACGGGAATGACTACTTTAGCATTTAATGATTCAGCCATGCGTAACATATCTACTGAAGTTACTTTATCTGTAATTCCACGAGGATTTTCACCATATGCACCTAAACACACGTCAATAGTATGTTCGTTACCATGCTTTGCAAACATGTTGGAATAATGAGAATCCCCAGCATGGTAGATATTCCCACCTGATGTTTCAAATAAATAATTGACTGCAATCAAGTCCATATTTTTTGGCATTTTTCCACTTAACAATACATTAGGATCTGATTCAGTCACTAATGCAGTTCGGTCAAAAGCTTCTAATGCTACAATAGTAATATCTTGTATTTGTACTTTATCGTTTGGTTTTACGATAATCGTCTTTTCTTTGGGAATCCCCCATTTCAACCAAGTATTGACTACTTCTAGCGGACCAATAAATTTGGCTTTTGGACAATTCTGATGCACAGCTGCTGCAGTATTAATATCTAAATGATCAGAATGAATATGCGTGACTACTAATGCATCAACATCTTTCACTGCAAAAGGATCAATTACAAATGGTTGGGTACGTAAGTTGGGTTGCATATTTTGTACACCACTCATGCGCATCATTTGATGACCTTTTTTCATCATGCCATTCCCATGTGTTTGTTTCCCAGTTCCAGTCCAAAGGTCACATAAAATGTTGGTTGTACCCGCACTTTTTAACCAAATTCCCGTACACCCTAACCACCACATTGAAACAGTTCCTTCTTTAACTACCGTACGCTCAATCTCTTCATTTAGATACGTTCCCCATTCAGGAAACGTAGATAAAATCCAACTTTCTCTTGTTACATTATCAACATGTGCCATAAACTTACTTCCTCCACTTTGTTTTATTTTACAATTTGAGTTTAACATTTTATCAAGCGCTTTCAACATGTTTTTATGTTAATTAACAAAATTATATGTTTATTTACGTTTTTTTTTTAGAAAAACCACTTATTAATCTTTTTTTAACGTTAAATAAACATATAAAATGTTAACGGATGTTTTTTTATGTTATAATGCTTTCGAGGTGAGAAAAATGTTTAAAAAGAGCTATACATGGGGTATTTATTTAATTTTTATTGGTTATGTCATCTATTTAGGTATCACTACAGAGATGCTTATAGCTAAAATTACTTTTATCACAATTGGTAGTTTAGTAATAAGTATTTCTTGCTACTATGAGTATCTAAAAACTATTTATGAAAAAATGATTACTTCTTTAACTATGGAAACAGATATTTTATTAGCTAAAAAATATCGCCAACAATTGCTGGAAAAAGATAAATTTAAAGGTTTTAAAAATTCTGTAATTTTATTTGATTCCTTGCTTTTAATAGATGAAGGAAACTATCAAGAATGTCTAAACCATATGGAAAAACATCAACGATTTTTCCGTTCCACGATTGATTATCTTTTTATCTACTACCATCATTCATTAATATGCTATTATTTCCTAAGAGATAATAAGCGCGCTACTAATCAACTAAAAAAATTAGCTGATTTCAAAAAAATGAAACAAAAAAGATACAGTCCCTTATTTTCATGGGAAGAAATTGACGGTATTCGTTATGCCTTAGCAGGACGAAATAAAAAAAGTATCACCCAGTTTAAGAAAGTCGCAGTCAAACAATTAAATTTACGTGAACAAGCTTATTTGTATTTTATGATTGCTGATTGTTATAAGGAATTAGCTGACTTGTCTCATTATGGGAAATATAGAAAAAAAGCAGAAGAAGTTGGGAATACCCTGTCTTTAGCAAGGAGTAGTGGAAATGAAGCGATCCAATGAAGAAGTTCAAGCACGAAGAAATCAACTATTAGAGCGAATTAAAGAATTGAAAATAACTGATGCCAAAACACTTAGTCAAGAATTTGCAGTATCTGAGATGACTATTCGTAGAGACTGTACAGTTTTAAGTGAAATGAATCAAATCAAGATATCTTTTGGTAAGATTGAAATTCAAAATGCTGAAATGTATGACCAAGACAATGCAGATTCTATGGCACACATCAAAGCTCGTCTAGCAAAAGAAGCGGCTACATTTATTTCTGATCACGACACAGTTTTCATCAATACCAGTAGCACTGCCATTCAATCACTGTCATATACTACTGATAAAACAATCAATGTACTGACAAATAACACAAAAATTATCCATATGAACCATCATCCTCAATCAACGATTATTCTTAGCGGTGGCGAAATTCGCTACCCCAAAGAAGCTTTATTCGGTGATATTGCGATGGAATCTTTTAGCAATGCCCGATCAGACGTAACTATTATCGGATGTAGTGGTTTAGATTTAAAAACGGGTATTTCTACATCAGTCATTCATGAAGCACGAATTAATACTAAAATGATTGAAAATTCAGGTAAGTTAATTTTAGTTGCTGATTATCGTAAAATTGGCAAATCATCAAATTTTACAATTGGTAATATCACGGACATTGATGTATTGATTACTGATATTTATTCTGATAAAAAAGTGCTTGATGAGATAGAAAAACTTGGAGTCCAAATTATTCAATTGCCATTTTAACTATCTAAAAGCTTGAGACATATTAAATTAATAAATATGTCTCAAGCTTTCTATAGAATGAAATAGTATATTCAAATCATTTCTATTTGAATATTAATTTTTTTGTTGCTGTTATACCCTACCTTTGTATTCGTTTTCAATTATTATAAAAAAGACTGTATACAAAATATAGACTTTGTATACAGTCTAAAACTGCCTAACCATCTATTGGTCAGGCAGTTTTTATTTACTCTACTACTTGTATAATAAAGCTTTCATATGGACGTAAAGCATCTGTCACTGTTTCTCTTTCTTTATTTTGAATGACAAAGCGATAGACCTGCACATCATCAAAAAGCTCTGCCACATCATGTGTATATTCTGATAGGTTTGCAACCACTAACCATTTTTGTTCATCCAGCTGACGTTCATAAGCAAAAATTGCTGGATGTTCAGGGAGTAACAATCTATACGTTCCCTCTTTCAAGATTTCTTCTTGATGACGCAACGCAATCAATTTTTGATAGTAGCGGAAAATAGATTTCTCTGAGGTAAGATCTTTTTCTACATTTATTTCTGTATAATCTGGATTTACTTTAAACCACGGATCTGCTTCTGAGAACCCAGCATTTTTTTTATTATTCCATTGCATAGGTGTACGTGCATTGTCACGACTCACCTTGTGTACCGCATCCAAAAAATCCTTTTTTGAAATCGTCTGTTGATCTTCTACAAAATGTTCATAATTACCACGCAGCTCAATATCTACATACTCTTCCAATTCAAATTTCGGATTGGTCATCCCAATTTCTTCCCCTTGGTAAACATAAGGCGTGCCTTGTTGCCCGTGAAGAATTGTCGCATAAGCAGTCGCTGATTCATAATGATATTCCCTATCATTCCCCCATCTAGAAACAATTCTTGCACGGTCATGGTTGGCAAAATACAAAGCGTTCCATCCACGATCACGTAAGTTCTCCTGCCATTCACTCATGATGTTCTTCAGTGCCACAATATCAGGGGCTTGCAGTGCCCACCGACCGTTCACGTCTCCTTTTTTACGATCAATATGCATATGTTCAAAGGTAAAGACCATATCCAACTCTTCTCGTTTTGGATCCACTAATAAATGGGCATTCGATGCTTTAGCAGCGGGTGCCTCCCCTACACTCATCATATCTAGGGGGGTCAGCACACGTTGGTTCATTTCATGAATAAATTCATGCATACGTGGCCCGTTATGTTGATTGTTCTTCGCAAACGGAATTTCATTATCTGGAAAATCCAAATCTTTTGAAATAGATGTAATCACGTCCATACGCCAACCATCAATTCCTTTTTTCTTCCAATAATGCATCATTTCATAAATTGTTTCACGAACTTTGGGATTTTCCCAATTCAAATCTGGTTGTTCTTTCGCATAATAGTGTAGATAGTATTGCTGACGAGACTCATCCCAAGTCCAAGCAGGTCCACCAAAACTAGAACCCCAGTTGTTGGGTACCTCACGGTTTGGTCCAGCATCTTTCCACATATAAAAATCACTATATGGATTGTCTTTTGACTTCCGGCTTTCTTGGAACCAAACACATTGATCCGATGTATGATTTGCCACAAAATCCATAATAATTTTAATCTCTTGTGCATGAGCCGCAGCAATCAAATCATCCATATCTTCATTTGATCCAAACATTGGATCAATTTGATAATAATCTGCAATATCATAGCCATTGTCAATTTGAGGAGACAGGTACACTGGACTAATCCAAATCGCATCAATCCCTAATTCTTTTAGATACGGTAACTTTTCTTGAATTCCTTTTAAATCTCCAATACCGTCATTGTTTGTGTCTTTAAAACTTTTCGGATACACTTGATAAATAACTGCATCTTTCCACCATGTACTTCGCATCATATTTCCTTTCCTGTTCTAGGCAATTCCTAAGAGTGCCAAAACAATTCCTAAAATAATCATTCCAAAAATCAATACGTTGATACTTACAATTTTCTTCTTCAATAGGTAAAAGCTAAATAAGGTAATCACCAACGGAATAAGACCTACAAAAATTTGATCAAGCATCTCTTGAATATTCATGACTACTTCGCCATCCATTGTCATATTCCAGACAATTTCAAGATTGACCATTTGACTCGTCATCGCACCAACCATCGCAAGACCGACAATACTTGCTGCTTTTGTTAAAATATTAATCAAGCCATTTTCATACAGGCTAGAAATATAAGAAGAACCTAGAGAATAGCCTAATTGTCCACCTTTAAAACGTAAAATTTGTACTGGTAAATTGAAAAGTAACAAAAACACAATCGGTGCAAAGACATTGCCTGCCTGTGCCAATCCTACAGCAATCCCGGCAGATAACGTGCGTAAGACACCCCAGAAAACAGAATCTCCGATACCTGCTAAAGGTCCCATCAAACTTGTTTTAATTGCATTGATAGATTCTTCATTAAAGTCTTCTTTTTCACTGTTTTCTTTCTCCATAGAAGCCACAATTCCCAAAATAAAAGGATACATCGCTACGTTAGTATTAAAGTAAGACATTTGACGCACCATCGCTTCTTTTCTTCCCTCTTCGTTCCCTTTATAGAAGGTATCCAAGAATGGTTGCACTGCATAAGAAAAACCTGAAGCCCCTTGTTTAGAAGGAGTAACTGCTGCATACAGTGTAAATGAACGCCAGTACAATTGTTTCAATAATTTCTTTTCATTGGTTGTTTGTGATGTTTGATTCGTCATTTTTCCCATCCTCCTGCTTATTTGAAAAATTCATCCACTTCAATATCCGCTTTATTTTTTGAAGTAGAAGGTCCTGTTGGCGCTGTGCTCAATTGCTTTTTGATTTCTTTCAAGTCTAAGTCACGACTTGCACTCACAATTGCAATAATTAAAGCGATTACAGCCACTGCAATCAGTGGTGTTTGGAAGTAAGCAATCAAAATAAAACCTAAGAAGTAATAAACCGCCACACCCTTGTCCCATAAAATATTCAAAAGCATAGCCATTCCCACAGCAGGCAATAGATTTCCAGCAATACTTAACCCATGAACAATCACTTCAGGTATTTGCTCTAGCACGCGTTGTGTAGCCGTTGAACCAAATAAAATAGCAAAAAATGGAATCAATGAATATATGAACCACTGCAATCCCCACAAACCAAAGTGCAAACGGGCAATTCCTTTACTGTTTCCTTCTTTTGCCATTGCATCGAATTTCGCCGCAAATGGTCCTACAACAGCAACGTACAATAAAGTTTTGACTTGTAAACCAATAATTCCTAGTGGGACAGCAATTGGAATAGCCACTTCAACACCAGCATTCATATTGATGGCAAAAGCTGTCGCAAGTGCTGCTGCTAATCCAGGTTCAGCGGAGCTTGCTCCACCAATATTAATCACACCCATAAAAATAGTTTCTAACGCTGCTCCAATTAATAATCCTGTTTCGATATCTCCAAGTAATAAACCTAATAATGGACCAATGACAATCGGACGCCCCAACATTGTAAATCCTAAAAGTTCTTGACCACCTACCGTCAGGAAAACGATAAGTGCCACAATAATAGCTTCTATTAACATATATTTTTCTCCTCTACTTAATAAATGATGTTGCTAATTCTTTTCTATCAGATGGTACATTTTGTAAAGCAGTCTCTGGATAAATTTTAACCAATTCAACAAGACTTTCCTTTTCTTTAGCAGTCAACATAACAAATTGTGTTAACGTTTCTTTTTTACCTTCTACTGATTTTCCAACATTTCCAATATTGATGTATTTCATATTTGGCACTTTCTCTGCAAGTCTTAGCGCATCTCCTACTGTACGAACTAAAACCAACAATCGTTTCGATTGTGCACGAGGATCTTTCAAAATAGTAGCTATATCATCAATCGAACGAATCAACACATTGATTCCTGCTGGTACAGCCATTTTTAATGCCATTTGTTGTGTTTCATTTTTTGCGACCTCATCATTAGCAACTAAAATCCCATGTAAATTTAACTCTCTTGACCAAACCATCGCAATTTGTCCATGAATCAATCGCTCATCCACGCGCAAGGTTGTTGGTAACGTTCCAGTAAATGCCACTACTTCTTCAACCGATTCATTTGCTGTTTCTTGTGTAGCAATCGGTGCTTCTTCTTTTATTTCTTCCGGTGCACCAACAAACGTCATCGCATTTTTTCCATTTTCAACCAACGCTTGAATAATTTCTTTTGTATAAACCTCTGCACCAAAAATCACTTCAATCACTACAGGTAGATTAAATCCTGCTACAATGAAGACATTTTCTTTTCCTTGTGCTGCCACTGTCATCTTCTGATTCACACTACCGCCAAACATATCCGTAAAAATCACCGCTTGATCGTCTTCTTTCAAATCAGCAAAAAATACTTCGATTTGCTTCTCAATCTCCAGCTCACCTTCTACGTATGCACACATATAAGTTACATCTAATTCTCTTCCTACAAATAATTCCAATGTGCTTTGAATCCCTTGTGCCATCTTTGCATGTGAAGCGATTACAAACTTTTTCATAAGCTCCTCCTTTTTTTGGAACGTTCCAAAAAATATTTTTAAAAATACAAATATGGAACTCGCTATTTTTGGAACGTTCCAAATTTGTATCTTTACTATAAAATAAAATGTAACCCTTGTCAAAGGTTTTTTTATCAAAAAAACTCTGATACAGGCTACTTCATCTGTGTCAGAGTTTCCTTTATAATCTGCTACATTCTTCGGGTCGTGATACCTTCAAGGTAATCAACAGGTAAATATTGGGTCTGATAGACTTTCTTTTCCTTATTTTGTAAGATTAACTGTAAACTATGAACACTTTGTTGGACAATCTCTGAAATCGGTTGACGAATGGATGAAACAAAGCGTTGTTGTTCAGGATACATCCGTCCTCCATCAAAACCAATAATTTGTATGTCCTTTGGTATTTCATACTTCGCACTTTCTAAAATATTTAAGCAAAAATCTGCGTATTGATCGGCAACTGCAAAAATACCGTCATAAGGAAAACCTTTCCGTGCTAAACCTCCAATATAGTCCGCTAGCTCTGGATAAAATTCTTCTTCATGTGTTCTTGAATCAAAAAGTGTGTACGATACACCTTCTTGTTCACAATAATCAATAACCCCCGTTACTCGTTGCCCATAATTGACTTCTGTTTTATAAGTACTTCTCGTAATCACTAACAGATTTTTTGATCCCTTCTCCACTAACTTTTGTGCAGCTAATTTACCACCACTATAATTATCAGCTGAGATACAAGGAATTGTTTCTGACAACCTTTTTTCAATCGAGACAATCGGTAATTCAGTCATTATATACGGTGCCAAATCACTATAAGAAATGGTGATAATTCCTGCCACTTTCTGTTCCTTCGCCATTTGAATATACTCTAGTTCTTCTTTAATTTCATTGTTGGAATTGCACAGCAACATCTTGAAATTTTCTTCTCGTAACGCTTGCTGCATCTTATGTGTTAATTCCGCAAAGAAAGGGGTTCGTGTCGACGGAATAATAAAAACAACTAAATTCGAACGATTCATTTTCAATTCTCTTGCCATTATATTGGGGATATAATTCAATTGCTCAATAGCCGATTGAATTTTTTTTTGAGAGCTTTCTTTTACCTTCACTCCATTAACATAGTTCGAGACTGTTCCTCGTGAAACTCCTGCTAATTTCGCTACATCATTCATTGTCGGCATCACATTTCTCTCCTCTGCTCCATATTCTTCTTATTATCATACAACAAGCTATTCGTTCTTTCTAGAAAAAAGTCATTCTACTATTGTGCTCACTAACAGACGCATTTTTAGTAAAGTAAAAAAGACATAGTGTAACCTTTAATTAAAACATTTCAGTAATATCTTACTTTTAAATTTATTTGATCCATCTTTCGTGCAAATGGATATATATCAATATACTTATTCCCAGGACTATCGCTTGTAATAATGAGTCTTGCCCATTTAATAAAAATCCATAAATAATAAGTGATGTAGCTCATGGTACCTGAACTGCGGTATATAACGAAACAATTTCTGTATACAATGCAGAATAAGTCAATAAACTTGAAACAAAGGGGGGGAAAATAAACGAAATAGCCATAACAGGATTCCTTACAATTGGCGTTGCAAAAATAACTGGCTCATTGATACCAAAAATCGTAAGCACTAATGATAGTCTTCCTAACTGATAGAATCCATATCAATTGTTATCCATAGTAATTAAGTATTAATTTAAGTTATCAGATGAAGCATTCGTTTCTGTAATTTTTTTAGTTCTCAAATCTAAGACTTAGCTGATGAGGATGTAGACATCCATAAAATTATTTCTTATACTTTTTGATTGAAATTCAATTTTAAATATTTTAAGAAGGTACTCCAAAACCCATTAAAACAATCGTATAGTCAAACACATTATTTGAAATTCCAATGCTGTCTACACAATCTTTTTCAATTTAGTTAACGTGCTTTCATATCCCAAACTAATTACAATCAATAGTTGCCGAATATATTGATTACCAATAAATTACAATCATTTGATAAAACCAATCAAAAAAAACCAAAAAGTGGTTCCCTTAACAAGTGTTAAGAGAGCCACTTTTTGTCTAGTTTTAGTACACATCTATGGAATCTACTCAGATAAATAGTTGTTTAATCTACAGATTTTAAGGCTTCCAACATGTCTACTTTTTTCAACCGACTATTAATGACAAATGCCAATATGGTTGTGACCACTGCGATAATCAGCGCTGGAACAATAAAGCTGATTGCCGCTAATGAAGGGTTAAACATCACGTCATCTGGTGGAACGACCGTAATAATATACTGATGCAACAGTCTTCCGATTCCAAATCCTGTGATAATACCCAAGATTGTTAATAAGATCGTCTCACGATAAATATAAAGCGTGACTTCTTTTTCGTAAAATCCGAGTACTTTAATTGTTGAAAGTTCACGCATTCGTTCTGAAACATTGATATTCGTCAAATTGTACAAAATAACCACGCCTAACAATGCTGCAATAAGAATTAAGACAGTCATGATCTTATCTAGTGAGTGCACAATGGTTTCAATTTGGTTGGTCAGTGTTGTATTTTGAACAACACCGGTTACCCCATCTAAAGTAATAAACTTAGAAGATTGTTCTTTCGTATTTTCAGTGGAATTGTCTTTTAGGTTTACAAGATAGGCATTTGTTTCGAATGGTGTTCCAAAAATGGATTCGTAACTTTCTTTATTTGCAAAAGCAAAGTGTCCCATATAAATTTCCGCAATTCCAGTGACTTTCATTTCTCTTTCGGTGTTGGTGCTGTCTTCTAATGCTACAGTATCTCCAACTTTTAAATCTAGAAGTGTTGCTAAACGTTCAGAGATAATTACGCCATCGTCTGGCAATGACAAGGAATCCTTGCTTTTTCTATTTATTAGGTTGATATAATCTGAAAAATTTTCGTCTTCTTCTGGAACAATTAATTTTATCTCTTGTGTATCTTTATTTGCTCCTGCAACTTTTGTTAACTCTTCGTAGTGAATGGCTTCATTTTGAGCTACTTCATCAGAGTGCAGCATATCGTTGATTTTTTGTTCTTGCTCATCTGAAACATAATCA includes:
- a CDS encoding LacI family DNA-binding transcriptional regulator, giving the protein MPTMNDVAKLAGVSRGTVSNYVNGVKVKESSQKKIQSAIEQLNYIPNIMARELKMNRSNLVVFIIPSTRTPFFAELTHKMQQALREENFKMLLCNSNNEIKEELEYIQMAKEQKVAGIITISYSDLAPYIMTELPIVSIEKRLSETIPCISADNYSGGKLAAQKLVEKGSKNLLVITRSTYKTEVNYGQRVTGVIDYCEQEGVSYTLFDSRTHEEEFYPELADYIGGLARKGFPYDGIFAVADQYADFCLNILESAKYEIPKDIQIIGFDGGRMYPEQQRFVSSIRQPISEIVQQSVHSLQLILQNKEKKVYQTQYLPVDYLEGITTRRM